A genomic region of Stegostoma tigrinum isolate sSteTig4 chromosome 15, sSteTig4.hap1, whole genome shotgun sequence contains the following coding sequences:
- the LOC125458905 gene encoding brain-specific homeobox/POU domain protein 3-like codes for MMSMNSKQPFGMHPILHEPKYTTLHSSTEAIRRACMPTPPLQGNIFTGFDETLLSRAEALAAVDIVSQKSHPFKPDVTYHTMTSVSCTPTSSSVHLPHPSVLTSHPHHHHHHHQSAQGLDGDLLDHLNPGLSVSGMAGPEVGSTPSHPHAHMPSMNHMSHHPHHHQPMNISHSHALSAHMGLGANDGEADPRELESFAERFKQRRIKLGVTQADVGSALANLKIPGVGCLSQSTICRFESLTLSHNNMIALKPILEAWLDEAERAQREKMTKPELFSGGDRKRKRTSIAAPEKRSLEAYFAVQPRPSSEKIAAIAEKLDLKKNVVRVWFCNQRQKQKRMKFSATH; via the exons ATGATGTCCATGAATAGCAAGCAGCCCTTCGGCATGCATCCCATCTTGCACGAACCCAAATACACGACTCTGCACTCGAGCACCGAGGCCATCAGGAGAGCCTGCATGCCCACTCCTCCG TTGCAAGGCAATATATTCACGGGATTCGATGAAACGTTGCTGTCCCGCGCAGAAGCTCTGGCAGCTGTGGATATTGTATCGCAGAAAAGCCACCCGTTCAAGCCAGATGTCACCTACCACACCATGACCAGCGTGTCCTGCACACCTACCTCCTCGTCTGTACACCTGCCCCACCCATCGGTGCTGACCTCTCATccccatcatcaccatcaccaccaccagtCAGCCCAGGGCCTAGACGGCGACCTGCTGGACCACCTGAACCCGGGGCTATCCGTGAGTGGGATGGCCGGGCCTGAGGTCGGATCCACACCATCACATCCCCATGCTCACATGCCGAGCATGAACCACATGTCCCATCACCCACATCACCACCAACCTATGAACATTTCCCACTCGCACGCCTTGTCCGCCCATATGGGCCTGGGCGCTAATGATGGTGAGGCCGATCCCAGGGAGCTCGAGTCGTTTGCAGAGAGATTCAAACAGAGGAGGATCAAGCTTGGAGTGACACAGGCCGATGTCGGCTCAGCCTTGGCCAACCTGAAGATCCCGGGGGTGGGCTGTTTAAGTCAGAGCACAATCTGCAGGTTTGAATCGTTGACTCTGTCGCATAATAACATGATTGCGCTCAAGCCCATCCTGGAGGCTTGGCTGGACGAGGCCGAGAGAGCTCAGAGGGAGAAAATGACCAAACCTGAGCTCTTCAGTGGAGGGGACAGGAAGCGCAAGCGGACCTCCATCGCAGCGCCGGAGAAACGCTCTCTCGAAGCTTATTTCGCCGTTCAGCCCCGTCCTTCGTCCGAGAAGATTGCAGCAATTGCAGAGAAATTGGACCTGAAAAAGAATGTGGTGAGAGTGTGGTTTTGCaatcagagacagaaacaaaagaGAATGAAATTTTCCGCCACACATTAA